From Montipora foliosa isolate CH-2021 chromosome 6, ASM3666993v2, whole genome shotgun sequence, a single genomic window includes:
- the LOC138005809 gene encoding uncharacterized protein: MGRRLKDKLPRVTIPSERITEAHWQQLLRERDARGKLRQKEYADIKRSAQYSDIGEGDQILLNKRRDNKLSPNFEPLPYKVVEKKGNAVLIQDHEGNTKLRNASHMKKFIQLDPATEATEVHEGDQEEDTPTGRQLETIALTLPTNVDKQPNLPPESSASPLPSRPTRVRCPPAWMSDFVSVCALTPKHPVLI, from the coding sequence ATGGGTCGACGCCTCAAAGATAAACTCCCAAGAGTAACCATTCCAAGTGAAAGAATCACCGAGGCTCACTGGCAGCAACTTCTTCGCGAACGAGATGCGCGGGGGAAACTTCGACAGAAAGAGTATGCAGACATCAAGCGGTCAGCACAATACAGTGATATTGGAGAAGGAGATCAAATCTTGCTCAACAAAAGGCGTGACAACAAACTGTCTCCCAACTTCGAACCATTACCATACAAAGTGGTGGAAAAGAAGGGCAATGCCGTCCTAATACAAGATCATGAAGGAAATACCAAGCTGCGTAACGCGAGCCACATGAAAAAGTTTATCCAGCTGGACCCTGCCACTGAAGCCACTGAAGTTCACGAAGGAGACCAGGAAGAGGACACGCCCACTGGAAGGCAATTAGAAACAATTGCTTTGACCCTGCCAACCAACGTTGATAAGCAACCTAACCTACCTCCTGAATCCAGTGCAAGTCCCCTTCCTTCAAGGCCCACTCGTGTTAGGTGCCCTCCAGCATGGATGAGTGACTTTGTGTCCGTTTGTGCTTTAACTCCAAAACATCCAGTGCTAATCTGA